From Halomicrobium salinisoli, the proteins below share one genomic window:
- a CDS encoding polysaccharide deacetylase family protein — MDGPSLVLVFDDGYAADYEQIRPVLAEAGVPACLAVVPSWLGGDDYLDADQLAALADDGWEVAAHGRKHRYLEPHRLRADVTPGETEIPVDGHVGPGEDHAVVAGDEMELVSEDGREEVRVADTAEGEGGDGVVVAEEPVDRGFAAGESVLRPTEALLRDEIAGVRDEFGELGYDPTTFVFPYDAVDSRAWEIAAEHYDALPNAGVRSLPNPPGTPGTNLRRCYLQTTHATMPEMETYLDAVAEREGVGILAGHSAWDSVPPERVAAVVEEAQERGVPVTTFGD; from the coding sequence ATGGACGGACCCTCGCTCGTGCTCGTCTTCGACGACGGCTACGCGGCCGACTACGAGCAGATCAGACCCGTGCTCGCCGAGGCCGGCGTCCCGGCCTGCCTCGCCGTGGTGCCCTCGTGGCTCGGCGGCGACGACTACCTCGACGCCGATCAGCTGGCCGCCCTCGCCGACGACGGCTGGGAGGTGGCGGCCCACGGCCGGAAGCACCGCTACCTCGAGCCGCACCGCCTGCGTGCGGACGTCACGCCGGGCGAGACCGAAATCCCCGTCGACGGCCACGTGGGACCGGGCGAGGACCACGCCGTCGTCGCGGGCGACGAGATGGAACTGGTGAGCGAAGACGGACGTGAGGAGGTCCGCGTCGCGGACACCGCCGAGGGCGAGGGCGGCGACGGCGTCGTCGTGGCCGAGGAGCCGGTCGATCGGGGCTTCGCCGCGGGCGAGAGCGTCCTCCGGCCGACCGAGGCGCTCCTGCGGGACGAGATCGCCGGCGTGCGCGATGAGTTCGGTGAACTGGGCTACGACCCGACGACGTTCGTCTTCCCCTACGACGCCGTCGACTCGCGGGCCTGGGAGATTGCGGCCGAACACTACGACGCGCTGCCCAACGCCGGCGTCCGGTCGCTGCCGAACCCGCCGGGGACGCCGGGGACGAACCTGCGGCGGTGCTACCTCCAGACGACGCACGCGACGATGCCGGAGATGGAGACGTACCTCGACGCCGTCGCCGAGCGCGAGGGCGTCGGGATCCTCGCTGGTCACAGCGCCTGGGACTCCGTGCCGCCGGAGCGCGTCGCGGCGGTCGTCGAGGAAGCGCAGGAACGCGGAGTCCCCGTCACGACGTTCGGGGACTGA
- a CDS encoding VOC family protein yields MDVAHVALWVSDVDRAVEFYTGIGLERQWEFTLDGVENVYVGGEHGELQFKHDPDRTTPIAPSRADVDHVALTVDDVEETVENAVDLGGSVVTEPTVIDDADAYVAFVEDPEGYTVEFVEPLE; encoded by the coding sequence ATGGACGTCGCACACGTCGCGCTGTGGGTATCGGACGTCGACCGCGCGGTCGAGTTCTACACCGGCATCGGCCTCGAACGACAGTGGGAGTTCACGCTGGACGGCGTGGAGAACGTCTACGTCGGCGGCGAACACGGAGAGCTGCAGTTCAAACACGACCCCGACCGGACGACCCCCATCGCGCCCTCGCGCGCCGACGTCGACCACGTCGCGCTGACGGTCGACGACGTCGAGGAGACCGTCGAGAACGCGGTCGACCTGGGCGGGTCGGTCGTGACCGAACCGACCGTCATCGACGACGCGGACGCCTACGTGGCGTTCGTCGAGGACCCCGAGGGGTACACCGTAGAGTTCGTCGAGCCGCTCGAATAG
- a CDS encoding aldo/keto reductase — MEYTTLGSTGIEVSKICLGCMSFGSGNEWMLDREESEALIERALELGINFFDTANVYSTGESEAILGEVLAEYDRDEQVVATKVYGEMGDDPNRQGLSRKAIEQELEHSLDRLGMDTVDLYQIHRWDYDTPIETTLRALDDAVRRGEVRHIGASSMYAHQFQEALHVSEREDLASFETMQSLYHLTYREEEREMYPVCEKEDVGIIPWSPLGAGYLTRPHEAFEGTTRGEHEKGEIGLPYDEGPGSQEINERVQELAADKGVSMAQIALAWHFHNDYTDAPILGTSSIEHLEDAVEALEIDLSDSDMEYLAEPYHPVPIYGFE; from the coding sequence ATGGAGTACACGACGCTCGGCTCGACCGGCATCGAGGTCTCGAAGATCTGTCTGGGCTGTATGAGCTTCGGCAGCGGGAACGAGTGGATGCTCGACCGCGAGGAGAGCGAGGCCCTGATCGAGCGGGCCCTCGAGCTCGGGATCAACTTCTTCGACACGGCCAACGTCTACTCGACGGGCGAGAGCGAGGCGATCCTGGGCGAGGTCCTCGCGGAGTACGACCGCGACGAGCAGGTCGTCGCCACCAAGGTCTACGGCGAGATGGGTGACGACCCGAACAGACAGGGCCTCTCGCGGAAGGCCATCGAGCAGGAACTGGAGCACTCGCTGGACCGCCTCGGCATGGACACCGTCGACCTCTACCAGATCCACCGCTGGGACTACGACACGCCCATCGAGACGACGCTGCGCGCGCTGGACGACGCCGTCCGCCGCGGCGAGGTTCGCCACATCGGGGCCTCCTCGATGTACGCCCACCAGTTCCAGGAGGCGCTGCACGTCAGCGAGCGCGAGGACCTCGCTTCCTTCGAGACGATGCAGAGCCTCTACCACCTGACTTACCGCGAGGAGGAGCGCGAGATGTACCCCGTCTGCGAGAAGGAAGACGTGGGGATCATTCCCTGGAGCCCCCTCGGTGCCGGCTATCTCACCCGCCCGCACGAGGCGTTCGAGGGCACGACGCGGGGCGAGCACGAGAAGGGTGAGATCGGCCTGCCCTACGACGAGGGCCCCGGAAGCCAGGAGATCAACGAGCGCGTCCAGGAACTCGCCGCCGACAAGGGGGTCTCCATGGCGCAGATCGCGCTCGCCTGGCACTTCCACAACGACTACACCGACGCGCCGATCCTGGGTACCTCGAGCATCGAACATCTGGAGGACGCCGTCGAGGCGCTGGAGATCGACCTCTCCGACTCGGACATGGAGTACCTGGCGGAGCCGTACCATCCGGTGCCGATCTACGGGTTCGAGTAG
- a CDS encoding DUF5518 domain-containing protein, with the protein MRSPSLRTLLPADDRWRSAVVGVVLSVPVTAALEGLSWDAVLIGPMLFGGFVAGYLCDSEQTKPGAVGVRAGLVGVAPVGVATLYWVFRVRDGLSTPTETVAYVAFAVVSIAFVASYAVAFGAIGALLGNRLIRATLRLREWAAAR; encoded by the coding sequence ATGCGATCCCCGTCCCTTCGGACCCTCCTCCCGGCCGACGACCGCTGGCGATCCGCGGTGGTCGGCGTCGTCCTCTCCGTCCCGGTGACCGCCGCGCTCGAGGGACTGTCCTGGGACGCGGTGCTGATCGGCCCGATGCTCTTCGGCGGGTTCGTCGCCGGCTACCTCTGTGACAGCGAGCAGACGAAACCGGGAGCGGTCGGCGTCCGCGCGGGCCTCGTCGGCGTCGCCCCGGTGGGGGTGGCCACGCTCTACTGGGTCTTTCGGGTCCGCGACGGGCTGTCGACGCCGACGGAGACCGTCGCCTACGTGGCGTTTGCCGTCGTCAGCATCGCGTTTGTCGCTTCCTACGCCGTGGCCTTCGGCGCGATCGGTGCGCTGCTCGGCAACCGACTGATCCGAGCGACCCTGCGGCTCCGCGAGTGGGCGGCCGCGCGCTGA
- a CDS encoding class I SAM-dependent methyltransferase — MASSDHETDATAAPPEGPPLRPGASGRAKTVEEIRDVYADQIDMLARTDRLNRLFTGRYRRRAFARATGRVLDVACGMATNARYVPPSAEYVGIDVSPDMLREARAELDRIGRDGEVREMDAQNLDFPDDGFDAVISSLSTCTFPDPVAALNEMGRVCDPDGHVLLLEHGRSDADLVARFQDWRADAHFEKHACRWNQEPLAVVAESDLQVERAWSAALGIITGIEARPG, encoded by the coding sequence ATGGCGAGCTCCGATCACGAAACCGACGCGACCGCCGCTCCCCCGGAGGGCCCCCCGCTGCGGCCGGGCGCGTCCGGCCGCGCGAAGACGGTCGAAGAGATACGGGACGTCTACGCCGACCAGATCGACATGCTGGCGCGGACGGACCGGCTCAACCGGCTGTTCACGGGCCGCTATCGACGCCGGGCGTTCGCGCGGGCCACCGGCCGCGTGCTCGACGTCGCCTGCGGGATGGCGACGAACGCCCGCTACGTCCCCCCGTCGGCGGAGTACGTCGGGATCGACGTCAGCCCGGACATGCTGCGCGAGGCCAGGGCCGAACTCGACCGGATCGGCCGCGACGGCGAGGTGCGCGAGATGGACGCCCAGAACCTCGACTTCCCGGACGACGGCTTCGACGCTGTCATCTCGTCGCTGTCGACGTGCACGTTCCCCGACCCCGTCGCGGCCCTGAACGAGATGGGCCGCGTCTGCGACCCCGACGGTCACGTCCTCCTGCTCGAACACGGCCGCAGCGACGCCGACCTCGTCGCCCGCTTCCAGGACTGGCGCGCCGACGCCCACTTCGAGAAGCACGCCTGCCGGTGGAACCAGGAGCCGCTCGCCGTCGTCGCAGAGTCCGATCTGCAGGTGGAGCGCGCCTGGTCGGCGGCGCTGGGGATCATCACGGGCATCGAGGCGCGGCCGGGGTGA
- a CDS encoding cyclase family protein, protein MSNDRSDDSDDGRTATTATRRRVLRAWAAAASIGVAGVTLPEQVAAQEYKDSGVTVNEIWTDVLSRLPDNWGRWGEDDEIGTLNYLDGEQAARGMQTAMQGPPGEIQVFTLQPPYRGEVIPTPESGDPTETGDPLFPTREPARRDQIVDDRHYEQGFVEPLEGGMKFSDDAFITRLFLQGSAQLDALAHVWYDTKKRPGQEELADERRGLLYNGFEASTLSTAHEYDQPVSGLRPAADPENDLEDVPEDYDPFSTDLVEHPVTRTWEAGRVGAAKQAEHGAVGRAVLLDVGRNGPDDLERSDDNETRLAQGVGVELEHLRATAEAQGVSVEQRDILLVRMGGTEKTLDPEAEWTTEEPGLSFSQDLIEWLHEMEIPVIAADNLAVEVLAEDVDPQADLSDELRGEVEDALGVALDEPFLVTNPNHPALITNLGIPVHEILLLDELAKSCDEDGVYEMLFAGAPLKIPGGDGSPINPIAVKASRPAGGDGSGSGSEGGEDGSDEGTD, encoded by the coding sequence ATGAGCAACGACAGATCGGACGACTCGGACGACGGACGCACAGCCACCACCGCCACCCGCCGGCGCGTCCTCCGGGCGTGGGCCGCCGCCGCGTCGATCGGCGTCGCGGGCGTCACCCTCCCCGAGCAGGTCGCCGCCCAGGAGTACAAGGACTCCGGGGTAACGGTCAACGAGATTTGGACGGACGTCCTCTCGCGGCTACCGGACAACTGGGGCCGCTGGGGCGAGGACGACGAGATCGGGACGCTGAACTACCTCGACGGGGAGCAGGCGGCCCGCGGGATGCAGACCGCGATGCAGGGGCCGCCCGGCGAGATCCAGGTCTTCACCCTCCAGCCGCCGTACAGGGGCGAGGTCATCCCGACGCCGGAGTCGGGCGACCCGACGGAGACGGGCGACCCGCTCTTCCCGACGCGCGAGCCGGCGCGGCGCGACCAGATCGTCGACGACCGCCACTACGAACAGGGGTTCGTCGAACCCCTCGAGGGCGGGATGAAGTTCTCCGACGACGCGTTCATCACGCGGCTGTTCCTCCAGGGATCGGCCCAGCTGGACGCGCTGGCGCACGTCTGGTACGACACGAAGAAACGTCCCGGACAGGAGGAACTCGCCGACGAGCGACGGGGGCTCCTGTACAACGGGTTCGAGGCGAGCACGCTCTCGACGGCCCACGAGTACGACCAGCCCGTGAGCGGTCTCCGGCCGGCCGCCGACCCCGAGAACGACCTGGAGGACGTCCCCGAGGACTACGACCCGTTCTCGACGGACCTGGTCGAACACCCCGTCACCCGGACGTGGGAAGCGGGACGGGTCGGCGCGGCCAAGCAGGCCGAGCACGGCGCCGTCGGGCGGGCCGTCCTGCTCGACGTCGGCCGGAACGGACCCGACGACCTGGAGCGATCGGACGACAACGAGACGCGCCTGGCGCAGGGCGTCGGCGTCGAACTCGAACACCTCCGGGCGACGGCCGAGGCGCAGGGCGTGAGCGTCGAGCAGCGGGACATCCTGCTCGTCAGGATGGGCGGCACCGAGAAGACGCTGGACCCCGAGGCCGAGTGGACGACCGAGGAGCCCGGCCTCAGCTTCAGCCAGGACCTCATCGAGTGGCTCCACGAGATGGAAATCCCCGTGATCGCCGCGGACAACCTGGCCGTGGAAGTCCTCGCGGAGGACGTCGACCCGCAGGCGGACCTCAGCGACGAACTCCGCGGGGAGGTCGAGGACGCGCTCGGCGTCGCGCTCGACGAGCCGTTCCTCGTCACCAACCCGAACCACCCGGCGCTCATCACGAACCTCGGCATACCGGTCCACGAAATCCTCCTGCTGGACGAACTGGCCAAGAGCTGCGACGAGGACGGCGTCTACGAGATGCTGTTCGCCGGCGCGCCGCTGAAGATCCCCGGCGGGGACGGCTCGCCGATCAACCCGATCGCCGTCAAGGCCTCGCGACCGGCCGGTGGCGACGGCTCCGGGTCGGGAAGCGAGGGCGGCGAGGACGGTTCCGACGAAGGCACTGACTGA
- a CDS encoding PhzF family phenazine biosynthesis protein: MSRPLHLVDVFARERYAGNQLAVVTDAGDMDDEEMQAVAAEIGFSETTFVTGDPTDGAWPVRIFTPEAEVPFAGHPTLGTAHVVREAERSEASERASGSERSERRASRKHLAEDRPDEVVLNLEVGEVPVEVRERDGTETLWMTQQPPEFRERLDHDDLADVLGLAPDDLDRDWPVQVVSTGLPTVVVPLVDREALERIDVDRSAYDEVTGDREAKNVLAFCRDPRDDANDLADRVFAPFYGVPEDPATGSSNGCLAAYLARHGEDGVVDVRVEQGYEMGRPSLLHLRAEAGDPVRVEVGGSVVDVARGELL, from the coding sequence ATGTCACGACCCCTCCACCTCGTCGACGTGTTCGCCCGCGAGCGCTACGCCGGCAATCAACTGGCCGTCGTGACCGACGCCGGCGACATGGACGACGAGGAGATGCAGGCCGTCGCCGCCGAGATCGGCTTCTCCGAGACGACGTTCGTCACCGGCGACCCGACCGACGGCGCGTGGCCGGTGCGCATCTTCACGCCCGAGGCCGAGGTCCCCTTCGCCGGCCACCCGACGCTCGGGACCGCGCACGTCGTCCGCGAGGCCGAACGAAGTGAGGCCTCGGAACGAGCGAGCGGGAGTGAGCGAAGCGAACGACGCGCGAGCCGCAAGCACCTCGCCGAAGACCGCCCCGACGAGGTGGTCCTGAACCTCGAGGTCGGCGAGGTGCCCGTCGAGGTCCGGGAACGGGACGGAACCGAGACGCTGTGGATGACCCAGCAGCCACCGGAGTTCCGCGAGCGCCTCGACCACGACGACCTCGCCGACGTCCTGGGACTCGCACCGGACGACCTCGACCGCGACTGGCCGGTGCAGGTCGTCTCCACGGGCCTTCCCACCGTCGTCGTCCCGCTGGTCGACCGCGAGGCACTGGAACGCATCGACGTGGACCGCTCGGCCTACGACGAGGTCACGGGCGACCGCGAGGCGAAGAACGTGCTGGCCTTTTGCCGAGATCCACGCGACGACGCCAACGACCTCGCGGACCGCGTGTTCGCGCCCTTCTACGGGGTTCCGGAGGACCCGGCGACGGGGTCCTCGAACGGGTGTCTCGCGGCCTATCTGGCCCGGCACGGCGAGGACGGCGTCGTGGACGTCCGCGTCGAACAGGGCTACGAGATGGGCCGGCCGTCGCTGCTGCACCTCCGCGCCGAGGCGGGCGATCCCGTCCGCGTCGAGGTCGGCGGGAGCGTCGTCGACGTCGCGCGCGGCGAGTTGCTGTAA
- the rnz gene encoding ribonuclease Z produces MPMRVTFLGTSGAVPTTQRNTSAVFVSREGDQLLFDCGEGTQRQMMRFGTGFAVEHVFVTHTHGDHVLGLPGLIQTWDFNDREEPVAIHAPAGTRSEIEELVTLIGNEPSFPVRINQVSPGDVVLERDDYEVRAVETEHRCRCVGYALVEDDRKGRFDRRKAEEELGIPPGPKYSKLHSGEPVEHDGRTVEPEEVVGPPRPGRRFVYTGDTMPTQPVVEASEDADLLVHDATFAEDRTERAKATAHSTAREAADVARQAGAERLALVHVSTRYAGDPSPLVEEASEAFDGEVFIPDDGRKVEVPYPDE; encoded by the coding sequence GTGCCCATGCGCGTCACCTTCCTCGGGACGAGCGGGGCAGTGCCGACCACGCAGCGCAACACCAGCGCCGTGTTCGTCAGCCGGGAGGGCGACCAGCTGCTGTTCGACTGCGGGGAGGGGACCCAGCGCCAGATGATGCGCTTCGGGACCGGGTTCGCCGTCGAGCACGTGTTCGTCACGCACACGCACGGCGACCACGTGCTCGGCCTGCCGGGGCTGATCCAGACCTGGGACTTCAACGACCGCGAGGAGCCCGTCGCGATCCACGCCCCCGCCGGGACGCGGAGCGAGATCGAGGAGCTCGTGACCCTGATCGGCAACGAGCCCTCGTTCCCGGTCCGGATCAACCAGGTGTCGCCGGGCGACGTCGTCCTGGAGCGCGACGACTACGAGGTCCGCGCCGTCGAGACGGAGCACCGCTGTCGCTGCGTCGGCTACGCCCTCGTCGAGGACGACCGCAAGGGCCGGTTCGACCGCCGGAAGGCCGAGGAGGAACTCGGGATTCCGCCCGGGCCGAAGTACTCGAAGCTTCACAGCGGCGAGCCCGTCGAGCACGACGGCCGGACCGTCGAACCGGAGGAGGTCGTCGGCCCGCCGCGGCCGGGCCGGCGGTTCGTCTACACCGGCGACACGATGCCGACCCAGCCCGTCGTCGAGGCCAGCGAGGACGCCGACCTGCTGGTCCACGACGCCACCTTCGCCGAGGACCGCACGGAGCGAGCGAAGGCGACCGCCCACTCCACCGCCCGGGAGGCCGCCGACGTCGCCCGCCAGGCCGGCGCCGAGCGGCTGGCCCTGGTCCACGTCTCCACGCGCTACGCCGGCGACCCCTCGCCGCTGGTCGAGGAGGCCAGCGAGGCCTTCGACGGCGAGGTCTTCATCCCCGACGACGGCCGGAAGGTCGAGGTCCCGTACCCCGACGAGTGA
- a CDS encoding potassium channel family protein translates to MRFVIVGYGRVGIRTARILRSEAHEVVVVDNDLEKVERAEEEGFEVIQGDGNDESVLEQADLETADAIGGLTGDLNTNFTACMVGKEYGCRAVLRIDEDYREEIYEKYAEDVDEIIYPERLGAAGAKTALLGGNFNVLADLTERLSIASVTVPEHSPVIGERVIEVDLPGDARIYAHGKAHEAMTIPLPRTTVEAGDSVAVMASPETLDDVRAALKGT, encoded by the coding sequence ATGCGATTCGTCATCGTCGGGTACGGGCGCGTCGGCATCCGGACCGCCCGCATTCTCCGGAGCGAGGCCCACGAGGTGGTCGTCGTCGACAACGACCTCGAGAAAGTCGAGCGGGCGGAGGAGGAGGGGTTCGAGGTGATCCAGGGCGACGGGAACGACGAGTCCGTCCTCGAACAGGCGGACCTCGAGACGGCCGACGCTATCGGCGGCCTGACCGGCGACCTCAACACCAACTTCACGGCCTGCATGGTCGGCAAGGAGTACGGCTGTCGGGCGGTGCTCCGCATCGACGAGGACTACCGCGAGGAGATCTACGAGAAGTACGCCGAGGACGTCGACGAGATCATCTACCCCGAGCGCCTCGGCGCGGCCGGCGCCAAGACGGCGCTTCTGGGCGGGAACTTCAACGTCCTCGCGGACCTGACCGAGCGGCTCTCCATCGCCAGCGTCACCGTCCCGGAGCACTCGCCGGTGATCGGCGAGCGCGTCATCGAGGTGGACCTGCCCGGCGACGCCCGCATCTACGCCCACGGCAAGGCCCACGAGGCGATGACCATCCCGCTGCCGCGCACGACCGTCGAGGCCGGCGACAGCGTGGCCGTGATGGCCAGTCCCGAGACGCTGGACGACGTCCGCGCGGCGCTCAAGGGCACCTGA
- a CDS encoding DUF7384 family protein, which produces MSESTRVVADADVLAADLLVGGAAREALDHVRSHSWVTLVASDALLSDAEATIAALADDELASDWRERVDGEREGVEHPAGDHPGLASAYRGDAAHLLSYDDSLRSTAAGLSIQPHADLSVRPPDAFARLFDAASLYEATHGDEYPGPDRDPRD; this is translated from the coding sequence ATGAGTGAGTCGACTCGCGTCGTGGCCGACGCCGACGTCCTCGCCGCCGACCTGCTCGTCGGCGGGGCCGCCCGCGAGGCGCTGGACCACGTCCGCAGTCACTCCTGGGTGACGCTGGTCGCCAGCGACGCCCTGCTTTCCGACGCCGAGGCGACGATCGCGGCGCTGGCCGACGACGAACTGGCGAGCGACTGGCGCGAGCGGGTCGACGGGGAGCGCGAGGGCGTCGAGCATCCCGCGGGCGACCACCCCGGTCTGGCGTCGGCCTATCGCGGCGACGCCGCGCACCTGCTGTCCTACGACGACTCGCTCCGGTCGACGGCGGCCGGGCTGTCGATCCAGCCCCACGCCGACCTCAGCGTCCGCCCGCCAGACGCCTTCGCCCGCCTGTTCGACGCCGCGTCCCTGTACGAGGCGACCCACGGCGACGAGTACCCCGGCCCGGACCGGGACCCGCGGGACTGA
- a CDS encoding SDR family NAD(P)-dependent oxidoreductase — protein sequence MSDSANGSLTGPALITGASAGIGRSLAREFARHHHDVVLVARREERLRDLADGLERPGVAATAVPMDLAADGAPEWLWNELDERGLEPDVLVNNVGVGTHGRFAESDLDRERAQLRLNVELPVELTRRFLDGRDRGAVLNVGSVAGFTPGPFMAGYYASKAYVNSFSEALAAEHRDDGVRVTVVCPGPVDTEFHDRAGVEHSSIGRWLSYDPDFVARAAYDGLRRDETVVIPGRGMAVLSALLRVVPRSLRRLGGRLINGGR from the coding sequence ATGAGCGACTCGGCGAACGGTTCTCTCACCGGTCCGGCGCTGATCACGGGCGCCAGCGCCGGCATCGGGCGGTCGCTGGCCCGCGAGTTCGCCCGGCATCACCACGACGTGGTCCTCGTGGCCCGCCGCGAGGAGCGCCTGCGTGACCTGGCCGACGGCCTGGAGCGCCCCGGCGTGGCGGCCACCGCCGTCCCGATGGACCTCGCCGCCGACGGCGCGCCGGAGTGGCTCTGGAACGAACTCGACGAGCGGGGGCTCGAACCGGACGTCCTCGTCAACAACGTCGGCGTCGGGACCCACGGCCGGTTCGCCGAGAGCGACCTCGACCGCGAGCGGGCGCAGCTCCGGCTCAACGTCGAGTTGCCGGTCGAGCTCACCCGCCGGTTCCTCGACGGGCGCGACCGGGGGGCCGTGCTCAACGTCGGCTCCGTGGCCGGGTTCACACCGGGCCCGTTCATGGCGGGCTACTACGCGAGCAAGGCCTACGTCAACAGCTTCTCCGAGGCGCTGGCCGCCGAGCACCGCGACGACGGCGTGCGCGTGACGGTGGTCTGTCCCGGCCCCGTCGACACCGAGTTCCACGACCGGGCCGGCGTCGAGCACTCCTCGATCGGCCGGTGGCTCTCCTACGACCCCGACTTCGTCGCCCGGGCCGCCTACGACGGCCTCCGGCGGGACGAGACGGTCGTGATCCCCGGCCGCGGAATGGCCGTCCTGAGCGCACTGCTGCGGGTCGTACCGCGCTCGCTCCGCCGGTTGGGCGGCCGGCTGATCAACGGCGGTCGCTGA
- a CDS encoding non-canonical purine NTP pyrophosphatase — protein MLTFVTTNPGKVAEAEEYLGAVEQFDFDYTEVQADTLGEVAAHGARQAHRATGEPVIVDDAGLFVDAFDGFPGPYSSYVEDTVGVERVWRMTEPEDDRGAAFKTVIAYCDGEGFEATPEPVDRERRGQDLSADERGAATTDEQVDGEDLPVKLFEGSVPGEIVAPRGDQGFGFDPIFEHDGTTFAEMDTAEKNAVSHRGRALAKLAEWLETSERLE, from the coding sequence ATGCTCACGTTCGTCACGACCAACCCCGGGAAGGTCGCCGAGGCCGAGGAGTACCTGGGCGCGGTCGAGCAGTTCGACTTCGACTACACCGAGGTGCAGGCCGACACGCTGGGCGAGGTGGCCGCCCACGGCGCCCGCCAGGCCCACCGGGCGACCGGCGAGCCCGTCATCGTCGACGACGCCGGCCTGTTCGTCGACGCCTTCGACGGCTTCCCCGGGCCCTACTCCTCCTACGTCGAGGACACCGTCGGCGTCGAGCGCGTCTGGCGGATGACCGAGCCCGAGGACGACCGCGGCGCCGCGTTCAAGACCGTGATCGCCTACTGCGACGGCGAGGGATTCGAGGCGACGCCCGAGCCCGTCGATAGGGAACGACGCGGCCAGGACCTGTCCGCCGACGAGCGCGGCGCGGCCACCACCGACGAGCAGGTCGACGGCGAGGACCTGCCCGTGAAGCTCTTCGAGGGCAGCGTTCCCGGCGAGATCGTTGCTCCGCGGGGCGACCAGGGCTTCGGCTTCGACCCCATCTTCGAGCACGACGGCACCACCTTCGCCGAGATGGACACCGCCGAGAAGAACGCCGTCAGCCACCGCGGCCGGGCGCTGGCGAAGCTGGCCGAGTGGCTGGAGACGAGCGAGCGGCTGGAATGA
- a CDS encoding DUF5808 domain-containing protein — protein sequence MADRPQSGELFGVPYNFERPSIRRLLSSYWQPGDSMLVEKPFGIGYTLNLANWRSWIVLAVAGAMLWLEQSSGGASTEDRDDDDGEPVEVVVD from the coding sequence ATGGCTGACCGACCGCAGTCAGGCGAGCTGTTCGGCGTGCCGTACAACTTCGAGCGACCGAGCATCCGTCGGCTCCTCTCCTCCTACTGGCAGCCCGGCGACAGCATGCTCGTCGAGAAGCCCTTCGGCATCGGCTACACGCTGAACCTCGCCAACTGGCGCTCGTGGATCGTGCTCGCGGTCGCCGGCGCCATGCTGTGGCTGGAACAGAGCAGCGGCGGCGCCAGCACAGAGGACCGGGACGACGACGACGGCGAGCCCGTCGAAGTCGTCGTGGACTGA
- a CDS encoding universal stress protein produces the protein MERALVVLDQDEQGRRLLEEAAELAAGVDAKLHVLTLLTPEEFGEKRDALDAVERGEQTSYDEGVVLDRARQDAEDVVADVVGDLNLDYEVVPGRVGEAEAEADRILETADERGVDHVFVAGRKRSPTGKAVFGDRAQSIVLNFDGAVTSLLE, from the coding sequence ATGGAACGAGCACTCGTCGTCCTCGACCAGGACGAACAGGGCCGCCGCCTCCTCGAAGAGGCGGCCGAACTAGCCGCCGGGGTCGACGCCAAGCTGCACGTGCTGACGCTGCTGACGCCGGAGGAGTTCGGTGAGAAGCGCGACGCGCTCGACGCCGTCGAGCGCGGGGAGCAGACGAGCTACGACGAGGGCGTCGTCCTCGACCGCGCCCGACAGGACGCGGAAGACGTCGTCGCCGATGTGGTGGGGGACCTGAATCTCGACTACGAGGTGGTCCCCGGGCGCGTCGGCGAGGCCGAGGCCGAGGCCGACCGCATCCTCGAGACCGCCGACGAACGGGGCGTCGACCACGTGTTCGTCGCCGGCCGCAAGCGCTCGCCGACGGGCAAGGCGGTCTTCGGCGACCGCGCGCAGTCGATCGTCCTCAACTTCGACGGGGCCGTCACGTCGCTGCTGGAGTAA